One genomic window of Glycine max cultivar Williams 82 chromosome 16, Glycine_max_v4.0, whole genome shotgun sequence includes the following:
- the LOC100779636 gene encoding rop guanine nucleotide exchange factor 14 isoform X2, with translation MTYNGLENCIPDNQSYGDESRTSRGDGCITDSFNDDDSSSSSSKDAFGSFSSKCLTMKRDDHGLEEWELTESPQHFYLKDKSAFDVVNCSDVEAMKEKFAKLFLGGDVTGGAKGLNTALALSTAITNLAVTVFGELWKLEPLSEERKSKWRREMGWLLSPTNYMVQLVPAKQNGANGGIFEIMTPKARADIQMNLPALQKLDSMLIEALDSMVQTEFWYAEEGSRSEGRNTSGRHSKRWWLPSPRVPRTGLSDIERKRLLNQGRVVQQIFKAAKAINDNMLLEMPVPTLIKDALLKSGKASLGEELHKVLIAESSSREEMLKALNLNSEHAALETINRLEAATFSWKERIIQENSGKSPVRTSWSFMKDPMAGIDKMELLLERAETLLNLLKARYPNLPQTFLDAAKVQYGKDIGHSILEAYSRVLGSLAFSILSRIADILQEDALSNPNTPISASCSPGINLSEAWVVGSRIRHSLIDKMNEADGQYCASSCGSTSDIELSSTQANATSSVPTTPSRGRLWCIGRGL, from the exons ATGACATATAATGGCCTTGAGAATTGCATTCCGGATAATCAATCTTACGGAGATGAAAGCAGAACTAGCAGAGGAGATGGATGTATAACTGATTCATTCAATGATGATGACTCCAGCTCTTCATCCAGCAAAGATGCTTTTGGATCATTCTCTTCAAAATGTTTGACAATGAAAAGAGATGATCACGGATTGGAAGAGTGGGAACTCACGGAAAGTCCTCAACATTTTTATCTTAAAGATAAGTCCGCTTTTGACGTTGTCAATTGTTCAGATGTAGAAGCCATGAAAGAAAAGTTTGCAAAGCTGTTTCTAGGTGGTGATGTTACAGGAGGAGCTAAAGGCCTCAATACAGCTTTGGCACTGTCTACTGCCATCACAAACCTTGCAG TGACAGTTTTTGGTGAGTTATGGAAATTGGAACCTCTATCTGAAGAGAGGAAGAGCAAATGGCGACGAGAAATGGGCTGGTTGTTGTCTCCTACGAATTATATGGTTCAGTTAGTTCCAGCTAAGCAAAATGGTGCCAATGGTGGAATCTTTGAG ATAATGACCCCAAAAGCTCGTGCAGACATCCAAATGAATCTTCCAGCACTTCAGAAGTTGGACTCTATGCTTATT GAGGCACTAGACTCAATGGTGCAAACTGAATTTTGGTATGCGGAGGAAGGAAGCCGGTCAGAAGGGAGGAACACAAGTGGAAGACATAGCAAAAGATGGTGGCTTCCATCACCCCGAGTACCAAGAACCGGGCTCTCTGACATTGAAAGAAAGAGGCTGCTTAATCAGGGAAGGGTAGTACAGCAGATATTCAAGGCTGCCAAAGCTATCAATGATAATATGTTGCTTGAAATGCCCGTGCCAACATTAATTAAGGATGCACTTCTGAAG tctGGAAAGGCAAGCCTTGGAGAGGAGTTGCACAAGGTTTTGATAGCTGAATCGAGTTCCAGAGAAGAAATGCTGAAAGCTCTCAATTTGAATTCTGAACATGCCGCCCTAGAGACCATTAATAGATTGGAAGCTGCTACATTTTCATGGAAAGAGAGAATTATACAAGAAAATAGTGGAAAATCCCCAGTTCGAACCTCATGGTCTTTCATGAAGGACCCTATGGCAGGTATAGATAAGATGGAACTATTGCTGGAACGTGCAGAAACACTTTTAAATCTGCTTAAAGCCAGATATCCTAACCTTCCTCAAACATTTCTGGATGCTGCGAAAGTTCAATATGGCAAG GATATTGGACATTCTATTTTGGAAGCATACTCAAGAGTTCTTGGAAGTTTAGCCTTCAGCATACTATCTAGAATAGCAGATATATTGCAAGAGGATGCTTTAAGCAATCCCAATACACCTATTTCAGCAAGTTGCTCCCCTGGGATAAATCTTTCTGAAGCTTGGGTGGTTGGTTCGCGTATCAGGCACTCATTAATCGATAAGATGAACGAGGCAGATGGACAATATTGTGCTTCTAGTTGTGGCAGCACTTCTGATATAGAACTCTCATCTACTCAGGCCAATGCTACTAGCTCTGTACCCACCACACCAAGCCGTGGTCGATTGTGGTGCATTGGTAGAGGCTTGTAA
- the LOC100779636 gene encoding rop guanine nucleotide exchange factor 14 isoform X1 codes for MSLMRKRLACCTKEAKISIDFDEPERIMTYNGLENCIPDNQSYGDESRTSRGDGCITDSFNDDDSSSSSSKDAFGSFSSKCLTMKRDDHGLEEWELTESPQHFYLKDKSAFDVVNCSDVEAMKEKFAKLFLGGDVTGGAKGLNTALALSTAITNLAVTVFGELWKLEPLSEERKSKWRREMGWLLSPTNYMVQLVPAKQNGANGGIFEIMTPKARADIQMNLPALQKLDSMLIEALDSMVQTEFWYAEEGSRSEGRNTSGRHSKRWWLPSPRVPRTGLSDIERKRLLNQGRVVQQIFKAAKAINDNMLLEMPVPTLIKDALLKSGKASLGEELHKVLIAESSSREEMLKALNLNSEHAALETINRLEAATFSWKERIIQENSGKSPVRTSWSFMKDPMAGIDKMELLLERAETLLNLLKARYPNLPQTFLDAAKVQYGKDIGHSILEAYSRVLGSLAFSILSRIADILQEDALSNPNTPISASCSPGINLSEAWVVGSRIRHSLIDKMNEADGQYCASSCGSTSDIELSSTQANATSSVPTTPSRGRLWCIGRGL; via the exons ATGTCGCTGATGAGAAAGAGACTGGCTTGCTGCACAAAGGAAGCCAAAATCAGCATTGATTTTGATGAGCCAGAGA GGATTATGACATATAATGGCCTTGAGAATTGCATTCCGGATAATCAATCTTACGGAGATGAAAGCAGAACTAGCAGAGGAGATGGATGTATAACTGATTCATTCAATGATGATGACTCCAGCTCTTCATCCAGCAAAGATGCTTTTGGATCATTCTCTTCAAAATGTTTGACAATGAAAAGAGATGATCACGGATTGGAAGAGTGGGAACTCACGGAAAGTCCTCAACATTTTTATCTTAAAGATAAGTCCGCTTTTGACGTTGTCAATTGTTCAGATGTAGAAGCCATGAAAGAAAAGTTTGCAAAGCTGTTTCTAGGTGGTGATGTTACAGGAGGAGCTAAAGGCCTCAATACAGCTTTGGCACTGTCTACTGCCATCACAAACCTTGCAG TGACAGTTTTTGGTGAGTTATGGAAATTGGAACCTCTATCTGAAGAGAGGAAGAGCAAATGGCGACGAGAAATGGGCTGGTTGTTGTCTCCTACGAATTATATGGTTCAGTTAGTTCCAGCTAAGCAAAATGGTGCCAATGGTGGAATCTTTGAG ATAATGACCCCAAAAGCTCGTGCAGACATCCAAATGAATCTTCCAGCACTTCAGAAGTTGGACTCTATGCTTATT GAGGCACTAGACTCAATGGTGCAAACTGAATTTTGGTATGCGGAGGAAGGAAGCCGGTCAGAAGGGAGGAACACAAGTGGAAGACATAGCAAAAGATGGTGGCTTCCATCACCCCGAGTACCAAGAACCGGGCTCTCTGACATTGAAAGAAAGAGGCTGCTTAATCAGGGAAGGGTAGTACAGCAGATATTCAAGGCTGCCAAAGCTATCAATGATAATATGTTGCTTGAAATGCCCGTGCCAACATTAATTAAGGATGCACTTCTGAAG tctGGAAAGGCAAGCCTTGGAGAGGAGTTGCACAAGGTTTTGATAGCTGAATCGAGTTCCAGAGAAGAAATGCTGAAAGCTCTCAATTTGAATTCTGAACATGCCGCCCTAGAGACCATTAATAGATTGGAAGCTGCTACATTTTCATGGAAAGAGAGAATTATACAAGAAAATAGTGGAAAATCCCCAGTTCGAACCTCATGGTCTTTCATGAAGGACCCTATGGCAGGTATAGATAAGATGGAACTATTGCTGGAACGTGCAGAAACACTTTTAAATCTGCTTAAAGCCAGATATCCTAACCTTCCTCAAACATTTCTGGATGCTGCGAAAGTTCAATATGGCAAG GATATTGGACATTCTATTTTGGAAGCATACTCAAGAGTTCTTGGAAGTTTAGCCTTCAGCATACTATCTAGAATAGCAGATATATTGCAAGAGGATGCTTTAAGCAATCCCAATACACCTATTTCAGCAAGTTGCTCCCCTGGGATAAATCTTTCTGAAGCTTGGGTGGTTGGTTCGCGTATCAGGCACTCATTAATCGATAAGATGAACGAGGCAGATGGACAATATTGTGCTTCTAGTTGTGGCAGCACTTCTGATATAGAACTCTCATCTACTCAGGCCAATGCTACTAGCTCTGTACCCACCACACCAAGCCGTGGTCGATTGTGGTGCATTGGTAGAGGCTTGTAA
- the LOC100797168 gene encoding NDR1/HIN1-like protein 12: MATTMPKFKRKLVMGANGRTNPLVWLVAIICTIIAVAVVVVGIVVFIGYIVIHPRVPVISVTNAHLDLLRNDYAGLLQTQLTIVVTAKNGNAKAHASFSAITFNISYQGQDIAVLVADPFEVPKNSSKDLSYVVQSSSIPLTPDQMEEVNDAWKRNEIEFDFKGAARTQWRVGPLGSVKFLCHLDCDLKFRPVNGTYIPSRCTSKSH; the protein is encoded by the coding sequence ATGGCCACCACAATGCCGAAATTCAAGCGAAAACTTGTGATGGGTGCAAATGGTCGCACCAACCCCTTGGTGTGGCTAGTGGCGATTATCTGCACCATCATAGCAGTAGCAGTGGTAGTTGTAGGCATTGTAGTGTTCATTGGTTACATAGTGATACACCCTAGAGTGCCTGTGATCAGTGTCACCAATGCACATTTAGATCTTCTCAGAAATGACTATGCTGGTTTGCTCCAAACCCAACTCACCATCGTCGTGACTGCGAAGAATGGGAATGCCAAGGCTCATGCATCCTTCTCCGCGATCACCTTCAACATCAGCTACCAGGGCCAAGACATTGCTGTGCTTGTTGCTGACCCTTTTGAGGTGCCAAAGAACAGCTCAAAGGACCTCAGCTATGTTGTCCAATCTTCTTCTATACCCTTGACTCCTGATCAAATGGAGGAAGTGAATGATGCTTGGAAGAGGAATGAAATTGAGTTTGACTTCAAAGGGGCTGCAAGGACACAGTGGAGGGTAGGGCCTTTAGGGTCTGTGAAGTTCTTGTGCCATCTTGATTGTGACCTCAAGTTTCGCCCCGTGAATGGGACTTACATTCCCTCGCGGTGCACCTCCAAATCACACTGA